From a region of the Panicum virgatum strain AP13 chromosome 2K, P.virgatum_v5, whole genome shotgun sequence genome:
- the LOC120669683 gene encoding uncharacterized protein LOC120669683, which translates to MSASCPAAPASTAWSCGADLCYKFDPTKVFSVSGDSLAWVDFQIGILLCKNVDEDPEMLLIQLPTLLAANKERYRDCYSPDLDPIRDVTFRDGRFRFIEMEFLEFADTDTFQLRWRATVFESTVSSNWERFCTVNSDEILPSDSCYWFPETDDEKGNEPILNKVISRSPMLDLYHDDVVYIIARQKPRDPNGWVLAVNTKSKKLEQVRSYSADRLYFHRFYLQCAFSKYLSKAPGVLMENTSKGDQRPFIFCVTSILVFQPVQEIW; encoded by the exons ATGTCGGCGTCTTGTcctgcggcgccggcgagcactGCTTGGTCGTGTGGCGCGGATTTGTGTTACAAGTTTGATCCCACCAAAGTGTTCTCCGTCTCAGGAGACTCGCTGGCCTGGGTTGATTTCCAGATCGGTATTCTGCTGTGCAAAAATGTTGACGAGGACCCTGAGATGCTGCTGATCCAACTCCCCACATTGCTGGCCGCCAACAAGGAGAGATATCGTGATTGTTACAGTCCTGATTTGGATCCGATTCGGGATGTTACCTTCAGAGACGGCCGGTTCAGGTTCATCGAGATGGAATTTCTGGAGTTCGCTGACACCGACACCTTTCAGCTACGATGGAGGGCCACCGTGTTTGAGAGCACGGTCAGTTCTAACTGGGAGCGGTTCTGCACTGTcaactctgatgagattttgcCCTCAGATTCATGTTATTGGTTTCCTGAGACCGATGATGAGAAGGGGAACGAGCCAATCTTGAACAAGGTGATAAGCCGGTCACCCATGCTGGATCTGTACCATGACGATGTTGTCTACATCATTGCCAGGCAGAAGCCAAGAGATCCAAACGGTTGGGTGCTTGCTGTCAACACCAAAAGCAAAAAACTGGAACAAGTGAGGTCCTACTCTGCTGACAGGTTGTATTTCCATCGCTTTTACCTGCAATGCGCCTTCTCCAAGTATCTCAGCAAGGCTCCAG GGGTATTGATGGAGAATACCAGCAA GGGAGACCAGCGACCGTTTATTTTCTGTGTTACCTCTATACTGGTTTTTCAACCAGTTCAGGAAATTTG GTAA